One Microplitis mediator isolate UGA2020A chromosome 3, iyMicMedi2.1, whole genome shotgun sequence DNA segment encodes these proteins:
- the LOC130665561 gene encoding uncharacterized protein LOC130665561: MESGLFFIILLVTWKGVDGHGRLMDPPARNSMWRFGYPNPVNYNDNELFCGGYAVQWVQNEGKCGVCGDAYHLDHPRPHEAGGEFAKGTIVRHYTAGQDIDIEIELTANHQGRFELNLCPNNNPSQRATQECFDKYPLYLSGTRNPAFMIPEDSEKKAIFNYRVTLPPYITCSQCVIQWNYYTGNMWGTCENGTEAVGCGKPETFRNCADVNIVTSTAGVPPLFVQQDNPFLLYYQDYRVADNNNVYPLVIRAQTCYPTKLYRFIPGMNNWCVTNCLRYPPNCPQTICTCPEQCEAVGELQGKEGADVYCMDKCLVNPPDCPANRCQCY; the protein is encoded by the exons ATGGAGTcgggattattttttatcattttattg GTCACGTGGAAAGGCGTCGACGGACATGGGAGACTGATGGATCCACCGGCAAGAAACAGCATGTGGCGGTTCGGATATCCCAATCCAGTTAATTATAACGACAACGAATTATTCTGTGGTGGATACGCAG TTCAATGGGTTCAAAATGAGGGCAAATGTGGAGTATGTGGAGACGCCTATCACTTGGATCACCCGCGACCCCACGAAGCCGGAGGCGAATTCGCCAAGGGAACAATCGTCCGTCATTATACCGCTGgccaa GACATTGATATCGAAATAGAATTAACGGCAAACCATCAAGGCCGGTTTGAACTTAATCTCTGCCCGAACAATAATCCGTCCCAGCGGGCGACCCAAGAGTGTTTCGATAAGTACCCGCTGTACTTGTCCGGGACACGTAACCCGGCATTTATGATACCCGAAGACAGTGAGAAGAAGGCGATATTCAATTACAGAGTTACTTTGCCTCCCTATATAACGTGTTCCCAGTGCGTTATCCAGTGGAATTATTATACAG GTAATATGTGGGGCACTTGCGAGAATGGAACCGAGGCCGTTGGCTGCGGAAAACCGGAAACTTTTCGAAACTGTGCGGATGTTAATATTGTAACGAGCACTGCTGGAGTACCGCCGCTGTTTGTCCAACAAGATAATCCATTTCTATTGTACTATCAAGACTACCGTGTTGCTGATAACAACAACGTTTATCCTTTGGTTATCAGAGCCCAGACTTGCTACCCGACAAAACTTTATCGCTTCATTCCGGGGATGAATAACTGGTGTGTCACCAACTGTCTGCGCTATCCGCCTAATTGTCCTCAAACAATTTGTACTTGTCC GGAACAATGCGAGGCTGTCGGTGAGCTCCAAGGAAAAGAAGGCGCAGACGTTTATTGTATGGACAAATGTCTTGTTAATCCGCCAGATTGTCCTGCCAATCGCTGTCAatgttattga